One segment of Alnus glutinosa chromosome 2, dhAlnGlut1.1, whole genome shotgun sequence DNA contains the following:
- the LOC133860341 gene encoding uncharacterized protein LOC133860341: protein MSKFKTIESFFKRKEVDVPESNSPLNFNAETSNLKERPLKSQRIEVEEHPYESVIVEAQEIPFKPSTLNVNEVDGFSIERDPGKRPPMWDYPVNRRDEIRMAYLKARPYQILCRDYPFSGPENHPRRFQASWFTQFSSWLEYSPTTDAAYCLPCYLFTMKPVGRHGWDVFITKGFRNWKKVHDGKKCAFLTHIGEDPCSPHNNAVKSCEDLKQQSQHIDKLLNAQSTEQIQNNRLRVKTSIDVVRRLAFQGCAFRGHDETPDSKNRGNFLEMIKILASYNEKVATVVLENAPKSAKYTSHRIQKEILQVMASKVRDKIREDIGDSKFCIIVDEARDESKREQMAIVLSFVDKYGFIQERFFDLVHVKDTSALTLKNKISDVLSHHGLDIQNIRGQGYDGASNMRGEWKGLQALFINDCPYAYYVHCFAHRLQLALVAASREVVSVHEFFTNLNFIINMVGTSCKRHDQLQAAQAEKIAHMRAIGDLETGKGANQIGTLKRAGDTRWGSHYNSICSLISMFDATCSVLELIRREGANYSQRGDANAAYKMITSFEFIFILHLMKEIMGITDVLCQALQQKSQDILNAINSVSTAKKLIQKLRDDDWEKLLESVVSFSKKFEIDIPNLSARYIEGRGRNQRNHITVEHHYHFDIFNAAIDFQLQELNCRFGERAVRLLTLSSALDPKDGYKSFKIDDICSLAEVYYPLDFSEQEKINLGFQLKYFELDVHNDLKLQNLSSVAELCQELVETGKSKTYHLIDRLIRLVLTLSVSTATTERAFSAMKIVKTRLRNKMEDEFLANSLVVYIEREIAESFNLDSILDDFVSLKGRKLGF from the coding sequence ATGTCAAAGTTTAAAACTATCGAGTcattcttcaaaagaaaagaagttgatgTTCCAGAAAGtaattcaccattgaattttaatGCTGAAACTTCAAATCTCAAAGAACGTCCTCTTAAATCTCAAAGGATTGAAGTTGAAGAACATCCTTATGAATCTGTAATTGTGGAAGCTCAAGAGATTCCTTTTAAACCCTCCACGCTTAATGTTAACGAAGTTGATGGTTTTTCTATAGAACGGGATCCAGGAAAACGTCCTCCGATGTGGGACTATCCAGTCAATCGACGTGATGAAATAAGAATGGCTTATTTGAAAGCACGTCCATATCAAATTTTGTGTCGAGACTATCCATTTTCTGGACCTGAAAATCATCCCCGTCGTTTTCAAGCTTCATGGTTTACACAATTTTCATCTTGGCTTGAGTATTCTCCTACTACGGATGCCGCATATTGTCTACCATGTTATCTTTTTACAATGAAACCAGTTGGACGTCATGGATGGGATGTATTTATCACCAAGGGatttagaaattggaaaaaggttCACGATGGAAAGAAATGTGCCTTTTTGACTCatattggagaggatccttgttcACCCCATAATAATGCTGTGAAATCTTGTGAGGATTTAAAACAACAATCACAGCATATCGATAAATTATTGAATGCACAAAGTACTGagcaaattcaaaataatcgaTTACGTGTAAAAACTTCTATTGATGTTGTTCGGCGGCTTGCATTTCAAGGATGTGCTtttagaggtcatgatgagACTCCTGATTCAAAAAATCGAGGTAATTTTCTTGAGATGATTAAAATTTTGGCATCATATAATGAAAAAGTTGCAACAGTTGTTTTGGAAAATGCTCCTAAATCTGCAAAGTATACTTCTCATAGAATTCAAAAGGAGATTTTGCAAGTCATGGCAAGTAAAGTGCGAGATAAAATTCGTGAAGATATTGGAGactctaaattttgtattattgttgatgaagcaCGAGATGAGTCTAAAAGAGAACAAATGGCtattgttttgagttttgttgaCAAATATGGTTTTATACAAGAACGCTTCTTTGATCTTGTTCATGTTAAAGATACATCGGCATTGACTCTCAAGAATAAAATATCTGATGTTCTTTCTCATCATGGACTTGACATTCAAAATATTCGTGGACAAGGATATGATGGTGCTAGCAATATGCGTGGTGAATGGAAAGGATTGCAGGCATTATTTATTAATGATTGTCCTTATGCATACTATGTTCATTGTTTTGCTCACCGATTGCAATTAGCATTAGTTGCTGCATCTAGAGAAGTGGTTTCTGTTCATGAGTTCttcacaaatttgaatttcattatcaatATGGTTGGTACTTCATGTAAACGTCACGATCAACTACAAGCTGCTCAAGCAGAAAAAATTGCACATATGCGAGCTATTGGTGATCTTGAAACTGGAAAAGGAGCTAACCAAATTGGCACTTTGAAACGAGCTGGTGATACTCGTTGGGGTTCTCATTATAATTCTATTTGTAGCCTAATAAGTATGTTTGATGCTACTTGTTCAGTGCTTGAATTAATTAGAAGAGAAGGAGCTAATTACTCTCAACGGGGAGATGCTAATGCTGCTTATAAAATGATTACATCATtcgaattcatttttattttacatttgatgaagGAAATTATGGGTATCACTGATGTTCTTTGTCAAGCtttgcagcaaaaatctcaagacattttgAATGCTATTAATTCAGTTTCTACTGCAAAAAAGCTTATCCAAAAGCTGAGAGATGATGATTGGGAGAAATTGCTTGAGAGCGTTGTCTCTTTctccaagaaatttgaaattgacatcCCAAACTTGAGTGCTCGTTATATTGAAGGTCGAGGTCGTAATCAACGGAATCACATTACAGTGgagcatcattatcattttgacatattcaatgcTGCTATAGACTTTCAACTGCAAGAGCTTAATTGTAGGTTTGGTGAAAGGGCAGTCAGACTTTTGACACTTAGCTCAGCTTTGGATCCAAAGGATggttataaatcatttaaaattgatgatatatgtagTCTTGCAGAGGTGTATtatcctcttgatttttctgagcaggagaaaattaatttgggatTCCAGTTGAAGTATTTTGAGCTTGATGTGCATAATGATTTGAAGTTGCAAAATTTGTCTTCTGTTGCAGAATTATGTCAAGAATTGGTAGAGAcaggaaaatcaaagacataccatcttattgatagattgattcGTCTTGTTTTGACTCTTTCAGTGTCTACAGCGACTACCGAACGAGCATTCTCAGCtatgaaaattgttaaaacaagaCTTCGCAACAAAATGGAAGATGAATTTCTTGCAAATAGTTTAGTTGTGTATATTGAAAGGGAAATTGCTGAGAGCTTCAATTTAGATtcgatacttgatgattttgtttctctaaaagGACGTAAACTAGGTTTTTGA